GGTTTGTCTGTTGTCTCCATCAAAACCCAAAGTCAATCTCATAGCCCACAATCATCCTCAACCAGTAGCAAATGAGAATCAATAGTGGTTGTACAGTCCACAGACAATCCTTTCGAACACCTCATGATGCTTAGGATTAGGCCCATTTTGATGCTATCATAACCCGCTTAGAAGTGAGATTAGGATAAGTTAATTGACCCATTAACTTGTTAAGATGTCTAAGCCTAAGTTACCAGTAGCTGGCTCATCTAAGCTTAGAAACTTTCTTTATTCACGTCATCATGTGGGAGAAAATTAGGGGTGTCACATATAACTAATGTTTACGGATCAATGAAGATACATTGAATTTCAAACTTCTAAGGTCAACGAAAACAGCTTGTACACGGTTTAGTGTTCTGCATTCAACCTGACCTatataacaacatatagcatggttTTATGCAGGTTGTGAAAATTTATGTCATATTCTTAGTCCAATAACCAATTCAAATTAAGTACTAATCGCTTATTGTTGTATTCTGagtaaaatacataaataaatatatacaaaaagTTGTTTGAAAGCTACTATATGTGTATCTTATGACCTAATTGTGTCCAAAACTTCACAACTTAGCATATTGCTAAGTGCATAATCTATAATTCTATATAGCTGATAACATACTGAGTCATATAGTGTTTGGCCAAGTGATCTGCTAAGCTTCATACCAAGGCTACCTCAGTCCATATCTCAATCTATACATTCCCATGTGCATATATTTAAAATATGACACTGACATTGAATAGTTCAATCTACTCGTTAAACAAATTTCATATGCATATAACTCTGTGGAAAGACATGGCCCATAGGTGGTCAACTTGAACTTCAGAAGCAACAAATCCTGCTCCGTTATCTGAAAACAGCAATATCTCTCTTACAGGAAATCAGCAAGCTCCAGTTAATTGACAGTAAATAGATTTAGCCATAAAAACAGTAACGTCGGCAACATGAAGTAGAACTCcctgaataaaaaaaaataagcctTAACATTACCAAGTCTCGGCTCCTTCAACAGCCTGACACCCAACAGAGCGAGCCTAGATACGACCATGATATGACCTGAAAGTCATAGGCCATCAATAACTCCTAACAAAATGGGAGTAAAGAAGAATAATCAGCATCGAAGCCATCAAATCTTCAATACAAACCTGCTCTTCCGCAACAGTTGTTCAGTGTTACGTTCGAGTGTATGATCGGGTCCACCGGTGTCAGCGGATTCGATCTGATCTGTTCTCCTTGTCTGAACACCTCGAGGTGCAGAAGGGCGTGAGGGATTCGGATCTGGTGGCCGCGGTCGCAGGCGATCGGGGCGACCACCGGGGAGCGGAGGGAAGACGGATGGGCGAGTAATCCGGAAGAGAGAGGGCTGAAGCACCGGGTCGCCCTCTTTGTGCTTCGGCGGGTAAGGGAAGGACGGCGGCGTCAGCTAACGAACCAGGGACGGAAGGCTCTAGACGTTGCGCGGTTGCCAAATCCTGAAATATTGCGTAAAATTACAAGCCGGTCCACTACATTTGAGATAACCCTTGGTAAGCCTCGGCCCAGGCCTCCAGGGGGCCTTCGCCCGGCCCGTCAAAAAGGCCGATGTGACATAGCCCAACCGCACTTGGACCGGATGTTTTCTTCtcgggtatattttattttaaatttatgttattCCAATATTGCAAGTTGAGCTAAAATTGCATTATAAGTTGGACTGCCATTTTTCAAATGACGCATGATGCGGATAGTGTTGGGGGCAGAAAggaaattaggaaaaaaaaagagGGGCACTTAGGTCTTTTGAGAAGCTAGGGCTTTGAAGAGGGTGGGGGATTTTTTGGGGAGAGGCGGCGGTAGAGATGAGGGAGAGAAAAAAGAGGCCGCCGCCAGCAGAGATGAAGGGAGGTCTTCTTCCTCTCCATCGGGTACTGTTCGCCGGGGCCATCGCCGGCCGCCACCGCCTAgcctcttctcctcctcgcgtTGCCGGCTTTCAGCTTCCCTCGCCTGTAGAGATCTTCGGCCGCTGCTTCCCATCTCACGCACAACCTCCATGTGACGTCGCCTCCGCCGCCGGCGGGCCTCCTGTCGCCATCTCCACACGCTACAGCCACTTCCGGCGGACGCCGTAGTTAGCAGGCGTCGCCGACCTCGAGTCCAGCGGGCGAAGCCGCCTCAGGCAGACGCCAAGGCTTCCTTTAGAGGCTTCCAACGCCTCCCGCCGCCGCGTCCAGCGAGTATCGACGCCTCTCCCATACTGCCGGCAGCGAATGTCTCCGCCGGCCGCGACTTCCGGTGGCGGTCAGCGCCTCCCGCCGGCCATGTGCCTCCTCCAGAGGCTGCCGTTACCGGCATCTCATGCTGTAGCCACCGCCGCAGCCGTCTTTGGCGGCCAGCACCTCCAGTTTCCCGACCGTCGATTCCGACGGCTGTACAGCCGCTGTCCTTGCCGCGTGCGGCACAGATCTGATCCAGTGCAGTGTTTCCGGACATCGGTTGTgtttccggccatcgagccgtgtGGTGTTTCGTTATTCGGATTGTTATCACGTAGTCGGACCGTGCTCCGTCCTGCGGATCTATATCGCGTCCGGCTTCGAGCTACTGGAGCCAGCTACGCGTTTGGTGGACATTTATCTACTATTCGGGATCGCGACGACTCCGTCAGCTCActgatccatccgagggcgcccccctgggccagggtacgttctcgtaccttctttgcatttatttcaatattctattattatccgGATATTTACATATTTGTggaattcgcctcgagcaccgaggtaccagaggccggggcaACTCGGTcgatggatacaggtacagttgaccgaaGGGGGACTCCAGACGACTcggtcaacgcagcggacagctCACCCCCGGGTCATGAGGATGCGGTCcacattccagacacgtcacaccggcaggttcatcttctcagcttccagacaggatcaacgcaggtagagatttaaatttatcaaaagacgtacgttattttaatatttatcaaagaacgtatttttttaagtatatttcctattttacccggATGAGAATTTGACTTTTTGtatgatttttcttttctccactgtatttctctctcttctcttttttgtaTCGACATGCAGAACGTATGAATAAtattagtcaattttttaataacattttaatagatttgaagaagcaaaaaaaacaatgaataacatatgaTCCTGTCGGaaagctgagaagacggacctgTCAGTGTGTCGTGTTTGGAAGGTTGACAGCATCCCCATGACTCGGTGGTGAGCTGTCTTCTGCGTTGACCAAGttgtcagaagtcctctggtcaactgTACCTATATCCAGCGATCAGGTTGCCCCCGTCTTTGGtacccgatgctcgaggcgggtcCTGTAAATATATAAGCAGTCGAATAATAACAGAACAATGAAATAAGCATAGGGTGAGTAcggtgacgtaccctggccccgggaggGGGGGGCACCCTCAGATGGGTTAGTGAGCTGATCGCGGTACTGATCGAGTCGTCGTGGCCCTGACGGGTAGATGTGTGTGAGCCAGCTGAGGAGCCGGGATCTGAGAGCGACGACATGGAATCCGATGCAACATGGATCTGGAAGCGGCCCGTAGGCCGAGACATGGTAACGGCACCTATGCGAGAATATCACAACGGCTCGCAGGTCGGCATACAGCACAGCACGCAGGCTGGATACGCCACACAGGTCGGATAATACCAATATCTCAACGGCTCAACGGTCGGAACACAACACACAAAGCATAATACAAATCATGGAGGCCGTGGGTCGGCCAATGGTGGAAGTGGCAGTGGCGAGAGGTGCTGGTGGATGCTGGAGGCGGCGTCGGTGTCTGCTAGGGACGGTGACGCGCACTGGCAGCGGAGCCTGCCGACTGTGGCGCGTGGGGGCGGTTGCAGCACTTGGGGGCAGCTGCAACACGCCGGAAGAGGCGGCGACGACGTCAAGCAGACCGAAGGCGGGGGGGGGGGCGGTAGAAGTGTGCGGCGACGAGAAGAGGGGGAGTGACGGTCGGCGTCCTCGCAAGGGTGGCATCGACACGACTGGCAGAGGCGGCGGTCGGAGCCGTCTGCCGGCGAGGGGAGAAGGCGATGGAGAACCCCTACACGAAGCCTCTTTCTCACCCATCTCCTGGCGCCGGCCCAAGAATCACAAACcaagcccccccccccctctcaacGTTGTGCTACAATACCCCTTCTTAACCCCCAACCCTACTCCTCCCTAATGACTAAAATGCCCCTCCCTCATCCCCTAATTACTCCCATGCCCCTCACTATATCCGGAtcagcatatttgaactccttgaaattttagaaatccactggaactaaaatgagtgtaatcggagctctctaggtcgattagtgggtttcggtcaaaatccactgatggacctagagaactttGATTGCACCcttttcagtttctatggatttctgaaattacaaggagttcaaatataatgttcattatttatttcgacttttcatagatgttaacatgcaaAATGAAAGATTCGTCAAAAACGtctacgttaggcctgatatgatcaCGAATTTTCcattttacatgttaacatctatgaaaagtcgaaataaataatgaacaccatatttgaactccttgtaatttcagaaattcatagaaactgaaatgggtgcaatcgaagctctctaggtccattaataGGTTTCGACTGAAACTCACTAAtcaacctagagagctccgattacactcattttaattccagtgtgatcctgtccgaaccggttatcagtggacgctgggcacgtggcgcttcctgctagatcctcgaatgctccggtgaacctgcaacaaaaccgagccgggaggggtgtctcggcgacggccctccgacgctcaagtcaggcgaggaataacaaaaaggtggcttcaagatgaagatttttcatacctccagtggagaaatggaagccttatatagatctctcaaagaagcctgggcgtgccaatcaaagcaaccacctgcctttgaccatgcccaggtatgggtctgtcagaagggccatgtctgaatatggatctgtcagggagacgtccatgagaccatactgttactgtatcagcctctccatgatgtgacggcaagatcgtgcgatcttgtgtacggcctaatcatcatacatgcttctgctgatatctcatatcctgagccgagcgcataggccgctggcaccctttataccctcgcccctatttggccgaacggacaaccccctcggcccttggcccctgccgagcggactcccgctcggcccttcggtcttcctgccttggcgtcggaaacatgaGCCCATGGATGGGCTTATCTCTAGCTCCGTTCGGACCTACCCATCCGCTCGGCTCGGCCATCCACCGCACAGCCTTTCATCGGTCCTCAGGTTGatccccttcaggaagtgggttccccattcttactgccggatcacttgccttcccttcaagtctagtcgaaggaggcagtgagtccgactgactggactatatgtgtccgagcgggcggtcgccttAATATCCATGGGGCCGTccggcccttctgccaaattcagccgctcggctctttattttggttgtcttgtcgcttaatgttgatatttgcttgtctagatctccTCGGAAATtatgcaaatcctctccattaagtcggagcatgcgcggtatgggcgcattaattacACTCGGTGACAGGGCGCCATGTGTCGACCCTTGTgtggcggcggcgtcacttacgatgggacgcccccgtttgaaatggacggcccgatggcgtccttgtttctcgtgacctggatcggacggcggtGGCTCACcggcctcggccgtataaagcctccgtccctTTTTTGGCCGCATATTCGCTCGCGCGTTGCCTTCTGCTTCGGCCTCCGGCGATCTAGTGTCTGGTTTTAGGCGGCGATCACctcatcggtgattctttccacccgtttccttcccagtgagtcCTCTGCCTTCACTTAATAGGTCTTCCCTGCTCATTTCGCTCCTTTCGTTTcccttcctttgatttttttctgagatggcgagttcctccgaacccgctgttaaCATTTCGGGCCcctggtacctgaccatggagagccgattcgatgaggaGCATGCCCAGCGCCTTGTTCGGACATACGGGCTTCCTgacgaaataattatagccggcccgaccgaccgtccacatgacccgccgatcggctccatttgtttctttttagaccaattccagggcggccttagatttcctacccatccatttattctggaggtttgtaattacttccgcatcccgctcggccaattcctttaggttgctgagcgggatggtcgtcctctttaagttgcACAAGATTCCTCTTGACCATAagatattccatttcttcttctaccccaaacaatccgagggCACCTTTATCTTCCAAAGTATAATAgactttaaatttttgataacatgccgacctccaacaaacaccgGAAGGAGTTTTCTTCTTCATCCGACTTCCGATCGGCCACCTTCCGCACCCAATGGCGGACCGAGCCAgtaggagctcggcaagttcgTAATCCACCTATCTTCATGCGGTGAACTGGTTGTCCggccagcgatacaagatcgaatTGCTCTGAAGGGGTGCTATATATTTTCGGGTTATCTCCCGTCGGCGAAtctcccttccgcatgagtaaggactctttactctcttagtcttttttgtctaactgattttaatttctttcactgcagctgatgtcatgtggcgctccaaggctaccgctcacttgaaattgaagtctgtagaaattgaagcggccaccaaaaaggagctcgccgagcggggtttaatccctagccgcccggcaggtgcaggagagggaggggcacagtccgctcctgaaacagaagctgcctCATCCGCTTCAGCGGCGGTTGAGGCGGAAAtcgatcctgtttcctcggctcccgccgagctgggcgttccccaggttggagatccacctttggaggttcggcggaaacgtcgaagagacccccgcCTTCCGTCagcccaagagggggaaccacaggcgccgatcggcgtaacttcgcccgACCGCACGCCATCCCGGATCGGGACCCCTATGGCTTCGCCTGCCGCACAGTCTTCTGGCTCTCCTCCCCGACCTcgccgccgcttacgtcggttgggcgaaacttccaccataggggagtcctcgcatcaggcggccgcgactgaagaagcgccgtccggccaccctaccatcaagactaccctccgattcccatcggaggaatatttactgtctgccgatcggccatcgagccccgttcacgaaataaccctgactggtccgctcgccaaactcttcgaggacgcccagattcaggtggcccttatgacgcccaagcagctcggcgataacaatatgcagcaggctACTCAGGTAAACCCGTCTTCATTCccgtgtcatgctattgtttgattcctgacattattatttcccttacagcgctgggctgagcaaattgccactagccatcggctagccgagttggagggccttctggaaaaactccaagtgtcggaaggtcccacggccgagcgggagaaacaagcttttgaggccgaacagaagaaggctgccgacctggctGCTGAAGTAGCTCGGCTAgcggacttggtgaagaagcgtgacAAAGATGTGAAGCGCGCCGGTAGCCGGAAGAGGCAGGCGATCGCTGACCTGGACagaatgaaagtagatgtccatgcgctaaatcagcgatctaaggatctggaggcccagctga
This is a stretch of genomic DNA from Zingiber officinale cultivar Zhangliang unplaced genomic scaffold, Zo_v1.1 ctg154, whole genome shotgun sequence. It encodes these proteins:
- the LOC122036405 gene encoding proline-rich receptor-like protein kinase PERK9, with the protein product MGEKEASCRGSPSPSPLAGRRLRPPPLPVVSMPPLRGRRPSLPLFSSPHTSTAPPPAFGLLDVVAASSGVLQLPPSAATAPTRHSRQAPLPVRVTVPSRHRRRLQHPPAPLATATSTIGRPTASMICAVTMSRPTGRFQIHVASDSMSSLSDPGSSAGSHTSTRQGHDDSISTAISSLTHLRVPPPPGARDPPRASGTKDGGNLIAGYRYS